From the Ursus arctos isolate Adak ecotype North America unplaced genomic scaffold, UrsArc2.0 scaffold_9, whole genome shotgun sequence genome, the window AAAAGGAGTATTCTCAGTCTTTTATCTTACTTGACATCTCAGCAGCATCTGGCACggatctcctcctcctcttcgaACACCTCCTTTGACAAGGCACTgtcctgttcttttccttcctttcagaagactcttcattctttttcgtgagctccttcttcctcctctatcATCCAGATGTTGTAGTTCCTTGGTGTTCAACCCTAGAGCCTCTTCCATGTAACTCAACACGTTTTTCTTGGAAAAGTAATTCCCTTCTATGGTCCAAGTTACTTTCTGTATACTCATAATCCTCAAATATGTACTTAAATTCCAAAATGCTGTCTTGAAAAGCTGACCCATGTATATTCACCTATCAACTGCACATTGTCTCCCACGTACTTAAAAGTTCAATATGTCATAAATGGAAGTTACCATCTTCCCAAAACCTGCTTCTGTTCTTGTGTTTACTACCTCCATGCCTCTGTTTACCTACCTGGCCTGAGCAGGGAAACTAATTGTCATACTTCTCATTCTCTCAGTCTTCTActgtctgctccctgcccccacatatTTCCTAGCAAACATTGTCTTATCTTGAATATGTTTATATTCTCAAATATATCTTGAAtaggtttccttttctttttccccatggTTAACTGTCCTAGTTCAAGTTCTCATCAACTATGCCTGAACTTACCACACGTCCTCTCAACTCTTCTCGGGCTTCTCCGCAATGTAACCAAAAGAATCTTTCTTGAATACAAATCTAGTGAAATCACTCCCTTGTTTAAAACATGATCCTCCAGTACTCTAAGGATAATGTCTTTAATTGGCTTAGCAGGACGTGCATGATTTGACTTGTTTGCTGTTTTGGTCTCACTTGGAAGTTTCTTCTAAAGATTAATGTAGATACATGGTATGTCATGGGCACTAAATAGATAAGACTCCTCTACCTTTTACTTAAACCTCATTTTTAGACATAAGGAAAATGAGACTTGCTGAGGTTAAGTGGTATGCCCTAATTCACATAGCTAGTTAATGACAGAGCTGGAATAGCTGAGTACATCCAGCTCAGATAAAAGTCTGTTAAAATTCAGGAAAACATTGGCTAAAATTTATCTTGTCCTTCTGTGGATTTCTCAGCcatgagagaaggaaggacatacttagaaatattttgttttgttttgttttccctagcTACATCCCAAAGCAGTAACTTGTTTACTTATTCTGACTGAATATTAAATATCTGTTTTATTGGTTTACTATGTGataattctttcccttcttcaaaATAACGTAATCATGGCCAAACCACAGTGAACAAACAAGATCATTAGGAGCTTTTCGAGTCACTGAACTCTAAgtccttcctgctcctcccaGACAACtgcccagcactgagcctgaGTGAGACTACAAGCTGAAGAGCTGCCAGAAGTTTCAGAACAGTAAAACACAACTGGTTTCCTTAAATAAATGGCCTCTCTTCCAATTTGATCACTGTTAAAATCAAGTGCCATATAAAAGGGCATACATAAATACGTCCTGTCCCAGCTAAGTTTCCCCCCTCTTGATAATGGTGCAGTGGAGGGAGTGGGGTGGCTGTACTTGGgtatattttgtcctttttttaaaaaaaattaaaactcagccaaaatatagtacatcattagtttcagatgtagagtttggtaattcatcagttgcatgtaacactcagtggtcatcacatcacatgcactccttaatgcccatcacccaaataccccacccccacccacctcccctccagcagccctcagtttgtgtcctatagttaagagtcatggttcgtctccctctgtgttttcttcccattcagttttccctcccttcccctatgatcctctgcactatttcttatattccacataggagtgaaaccgtatgataactgtctttctctgactgacttatttcactcaacataataccctccagttccatccacgttgatgtaaGTGGTaatatcctttctgatggctgagtaatattccattgtgtatgtataccacctcttctttatccattcatctgtcgatggacacctgggctctttccatagtttggctattgtggacattgctgctatgaacagtggggtgcagatgccccttcagatcactacatctatatctttggggtaaatacctagtactgcaaatgctaggtcgtagggtagctctatttttagcttcttgtggaacctccatactgtttttcagagtggctgtatgaaaagcccacagcggatatcattctcaatggggaaaaactgagagcttttcccctaaagtcaggaacataacagggatgcccactctcactactgctgttcaacatagtactagaagtcctagcctcagcaatcagacaacgaaaagaaataaaaagcatccaaattggcaaagtaGAAGTccaactctcactctttgcaaatgacatgataccttatgtggaaaacctaaagactccacccaaaaattgctagatcTCAAATTTTGTCCCTTTTAACATGGGAATTAGAAAAGACACTTGAGCCATTTTTAGGAGTATATTTGAATTTATAAGTCCTGTGCTTATAGAATAGATATTAGAAAGGCAATTGGTATTATTTATGCAGGTCTCTGTCTTAATAGCTCATTAATTTCCTATCAATGCTCACAGGGATTAAACAGTCTGTCATAACCAGCCTCCACGAGCACCTTCCACATTACAGCAGGGGTGTCTGTCTGATCGACAAACATGGCAGAAGTAATGTATGTCACTTCTGcgattaggttataaaagacaTTATAGCTTCAGTCTTggattctctcactctctattttctctttgatcGCTCACTCTGGAGGAAACAAGATGCTGTGCTGTGAGCAATCCCATGCAGAAGACCACGATGTTTACTGTTGATTTACATTGTGCAAGCAGTTCTGATTGCTCATTTTCTGAATATCTTTCAAATCTTGATTATTAAAAACATGCTTGCTCATAAAAATCAGCTTTAacttaggaaaataaaaggaagtacaTTAAGACATAACCTAGAAAAACAAATGTCTAAAGTTAAGTTCCTCTATCCCAGGAGTAAAGAAAGAAccctataataataattaaattattattattactttatcattatcactattattatttttgtcattgaaGATACAGTCATGGATTAAAGGCACAGTATCTGGACACAACTTGTGATACGAAGCCCAATCTTTAGTGCATCCGtaatgaattttaagatttttctgaCATCTCCCACTGGCAGAATCAGACTTGCTGTTTTACTCCTTACATACGATTTTTAGAAGTTTGGACCAATACCCAGGTTAAGAAAGCATATAACatccttcttttctctgaagGGTAGCCTTCTGACATTTGGCACAACTCTCTGGATTGATACCATTTTCTTTGGTTTGGCCAACTGCTAAGAGCTCAGTGTAGTTATTCCCACTTGTTACCCTTTGAGAAAAGAGTATCGTGAGGGAAGTAGGAAATAACCTTGTGATGACAGCATGTGTACCGAGGGAGTCCTACCTGCGGGGCTGCCACCTTGCTGTCTTGAGGTTTCAATCTGAGGATGCAGCAGGATCTCTCTAGGAGGTTAGGGACATGGGGCTCTGCTGGAGAAAAGGAcacccctctccctgggctgATGATGAATTTACCTTCTTTAATTCCAAAGCAGTGGCCCCACTCCTTCAGGGTGATGTGCTTATCCTTGTTGGGGTCACACTCCTCAAAGAAGCGAGTTATGCAGTGTTCCATGGGCACCAGAGATGCTCGTAAAGGAGCGAGCTCAGAATGGGTCAGGACTCTGCCATAAAGTGAATGGTAGTATGTTAACGAGTAGCTTGCGTACCAAAGCTAACTTTAGGATAACCATGGCATTTTCCCACAAGATTGCTAAGTATGCCAAATAAATAGTACACTCATGAAAAACTGCAAATGAAATAAACTATCTATGGGTAAGAGACAGCACTTGGGATGTCACAAGGTTTCCTTCCTCACGGGGAAGTATCCTCCCCCCACCTTAAATTTATAGGGATGCCCCCACCAGCCATCATGTTTGTACAACCTGGCTCTTACCCACTGACCATACCTGATTGTTCCAGGTGTAGGCACTTGACCCAAGTTGGGCCAATCAGATTATCTTGGGAAATTTAGgatcaagaatgagaaagaattgAAGGAGTCTCTGTTGCAGGCTAGGTCCTAACACTTAAACTTGGGAACTGTGGTGTGGCCATATTCTGTTCTTTTCAAAGCAGTTTTGTGTTTAGACACCCAACCACATTTGTTTGGCATCTCAGTGTTCTAAATCAGAGCTGGGAAACTTCCTAAATTTGTTTAGAATTATCTTTGTATAGATAACTAAGACATTATATCGGAGAGATGATCTAGTAACGGGAAGATAAAGAATTTTTACCTGTCCATAGGATGTTGGTCAAGTTCACCAAACTGCCAGTGCACAGGATACACATACATGTGGTAGTTTTTCTTAAAGTCCCTTAAGAGAAGGTCAATGGAATGGTCCCCAGCCAAGAGCCTCTTTTCATCCAGGTAAATTTTCTTGACCTGGGATTAGGAAGGGAGAAAATCATCAGGGAATCAGACATGTGTAATGGAATTATCACTTGCTAAACTTTACTTAAAGAGTAATAGTGACATGACAGAGGAAAATAAGCCCAGACCATCATATGAGACCTAAtgaaatactttcttttctttttttttttttaaagattttatttatttattcgacagagatagagacagccagcgagagaaggaacacaagcagggggagtgggacaggaagaagcaggctcatagcggaagagcctgatgtggggctcgatcccagaacgccaggatcacgccctgagccaaaggcagacgcttaaccgctgtgccacccaggcgcccctaatgaaatACTTTCTAATCAACACTATAGACTTTCCTATTTCTACAGAGAATAACAgctaacattaaaacaaaacaaaacaaaacaacaacaacctgtGTTTCAGAAGAGATTTAAGTCtcttttgatctttcttttaACCAGGTACTATTCATCACAATAGGAGACGGTTTTAGTGAAAGGGGCTGGCCTGACCCAAGCAAAATTATTGGTTAGTTAGTAAAAAGTCTTGCTTTTCCCCCATTGGCACACTCCATTCTTAGTTCTCTGTGTATTTCTGTCCAGTGTCTGCTCACAATCAGTCTAGCCGTGGTGTGACACCACTTGTCCACCCCCATTAAAATGTCCCTGTTCTGTATCTAATGCTCTCAGGGTTTTCATGATGATGTATTAAAGAGAGAGGACAGGAATTATTTCTGGGCAATTCAGACAAAACTCTCAGCTTGTGATGTTACCCATGAACTAACTGGATGCAGTTAGAACAGAACTTCTACTCATCCCCATGGCCAcacccactcacctccctccttGTTATCATGGATGAACTTCCTTATCGTGCTCGAAATACAAGCCCAGCCTTTCACTGGTGCTCAGGAGCCTACCCCTTTCCATCTCTTCAAGAATACCCTATGGCAGCCGGGAAACTTTTCTACCTCTCATTAGTTCTTCCTTCTTACTGGGTTATTACCAGAGGCAAACAAACCTCTTCCACCCTCTTCCACTGGTAGGTGGGACTCCTGAACTCACATTCCCCTCCAGCTGCACACATTTCACTCTTCATCTTTACAGCAAATGCCTTGAAAATACTGTCTATACTTGCTGCTTCCACATCCTTTCTCCTATTCTCTTTTGAACCCTGTCCACTCAGGCTTTTCTCCTCTCCATTCTGCAGAAACAGTTTCTGTCAAGATCAACCCTGTGACCACCACATGTCAAATCAGTGGCCAACTCAGCCTCATCTTACAACCTGTAGACAGCATTTGACACAGTTAATTCACAGCTTCCTTCTTGTTTAATTCTTCATAGCATGTTTCATTCCATCTgacttttcttatatatatttgcatatttatttatatgtttatatattgcaTATGTGCTCATATTTGcaacatgtatatatgtatataaatatatacatctgaacacacacacacacacacatttgctcagagtctctctgcctagaatgcaAGCTCACGaaggcagagatttttgtttGGCTCATTGCTGTATCCCCAGCTCCTGTATCAATTCCAGATACCAGAGGTGTACTCAATAgctatttgatgaatgaattttCCCTGAGAACTTCTGGAATAAATATCCTAAACTTTTAAATCTTAATATATTACTGACTTTGCAAGTAAGGGACTTCTCTTACATCATGAATCTGTCTGGCCTATGAGGGcaaaaaagatgtttaaatttAAGTAATATGTCTGGGCCTAAACGGAGAAATGCTGAATTGAGGTTCACTTTGTCCGACCAGGGCTTGCTCTAGGGCACGAGTTAAAGAGTCCCTGCTCAGGCGGCTGCCCTTTGAGTAGGAATGGGGTGGCTTGGCCATGTCTCAAACCTTGTGGCATGAGTGGTGACCACTACTGATCTGTTAATACATATGAACTTACCAGGTGGGGGGAGGCAAAGTGGGCTCTTGCTGATATGCAGAGGGAGGTAGGCCTCTCTTCCCCCAACACACATGTCCTTTTCCCTCAGGCCTGTAGACAGACACTTAGGCAGCTGAGCTGCGGATAACttactctgtttctctgtttctcatttaGATATCCAGCGTGCTCAGGGTTCGGCTCATAAAGCTGCATGAGGATATTCTTGAGCCAATCTCTCATCCttaggggaaactgagtcacttCAAAGTCTGTACAAATAGGAATAGCTGttccaagaggaaagaaaagagattttaatcTTTGGGTCCCACTCCTATCCTATGGCAAGTCGTCATAATAGGAAGCCTAACAACATCCAGTGACCGAAAGCTCCCTCACCGTCCTGCCTACTGTCGCGACAGTGTCCTTAACCCTGGTGGCACAACAAGATTGCCcagtgtgttttaaaaacataccaGATAACGGCTTCCATTCCAAGAAATTCTGGTTTGATTGGTTTGGAGCGGAACTTGGGCATCAGGATGTTTTAAAAGTTCCAAAGATAATTTTGATACACAGGCAGGGCTGAGACCCACTGCCCTAGAATCAGACAGTTGGCATTTAGAGGTGGAGGACACAAGAACTCTTTATtaggagaaaaatgataaaagtggAAGTTAGattatgctgtggtaacaaataCTGTtcaatctcagtggcttaaaagaacaaaagttttgggttttgttttgtttttttttttagttttattgggATGTAACTGACATGTGGTACCGTGTAAGtgtaaggtgtacagcataatggcTGACATCCATATTTTGTGCTAGGACTACTACAATAAGTTAGCTGTTATCACCTCATCCAGtcacaaacatttttatttttccttgcgatgagaacttttaggatctacTCTTTGAGCAACTTTCACATGTACTATATAGCAGTGGTAACTACAGTCGCGGTGTTGGACATTCAAGTCCAATACAAGTTGGCAGGAGGGCTCTGCTCCTGGCGGTCTCTCTGGGGCTCGGGCTCATGAGACACCACCATCTCCACACAAGGTGGAGGGAGCGCAGACGACCATACACTAGCTCTTAAATACATCTGCCCAGAACTCACATGGGTGCTTTGGGCTGAACTTTCATCGAACAAAGAAACTCATATGGCCACAATTAACATCCAGAGGGCTGACAAGTTTAATATTCTTGTGTgtcaggaaggagaggagaactgGAAATATTAGTGAGCACGGCTGATGTGGAGAATTACTTAGTGATAAGGAGATCCAAACACAATTGAGAGTATCttgtggaaggaagaaaattcagaaaacttCTGGAAGGATATATTGTTATAAAACTTCTTGGCAGAGGCTTAAGATACATTGGAAAGAGGACAAGTAATTTAGCAAAATTCCAATGATTTGTCTCAGTTATTAAGTGGTAGCATTATCATAGTGGTTCTGAACCCTGGCTGCGCATTAGAATTGTCTAGGTTACtttacaaacaaatgaaaaaacaataccAAAGTCCCAACCCAGTCCAATtaaatgagtctcttatggttaaAGCCTgggcatttttcttttattttttaagtctctcCAGTAGATTTTAGTGAGCATCCTAGGTTCAGAACTACATTAGCCCTTTTCTATCAGCATGTATGAGATGTCTCTATATTATTCAGAGATTCACCCCGAATCCTCTCAGCAATGGTGGTTGGCGGAATAGTGGTGGAATCTTACATTTGCAGGCTCCAAAATAATCCAGCTGTAGTTGGTGCCCTTTTTTGGTCCCTTCCAGTTTACACTTGGTAGCAAACAGATGACAGGAGCTAGCATAGGTCTGATTGTCAGTGCCACAAACCTAGGACAGACAAGCACGAGAAAAAGCTCATATTTCTGAATGTACATTGGGGAAAGACCCTGCTCCTTAAAGCTCGTAGGCTGACTGATCAACTGTGCCAATGATGTGGTCAGGTAAGTgaagttattaaaatgaaaactgtcccatttggttaaaaaaaaaaaaagaaagaaaaatcaactaAATTATACCCATGGTGATGACAATTTAGCTCTAGATAAGCTTGGTAGAATGCAAACTGCAGATGTTCCAAGGATatggtgaattttaaaataagttctgAAGATCAACGCCATTATTATGTATTTAGGGCACAACTGAAATTCCTTGTTTTTGCTGGCATTTGTTCCCATTCAATATTATTTCAAGTATTAGATGATAACCTggacatttgcctttttttttttttttaaccaactatTTCAATTGCAAACCACTTTCTTTCAAATCACTAACTATTTGGGGCCCCTTAGAGACCCTTTTGTAGATACTTACTTGGTCAAGGAGTTTTGTAGGAGGACAAGTCACTGGATCTTGGCAAACACAGTGGGGTTTTCCCTGTTGGTCAGCCTTACAGATGTGTCCTCTTTTACACTGGAAGTTTATGCAAGAATCTAACAGAAAAGTTTGAACAGGAAGCATGAGCAAAGCTGAACTGAGTATGCAACCTCAAATTCATCCAGATAATTAGCTCTGTTTGCATTAATGAgagaaaatttgggaaaatattaGAAACCATTTTAATGGACATGTTAATGTTCAGATGGGACCCTCTGGCATCAGACTGTTTTACACAATAGTTTAGATCTTCCGTGCAGTTTGAATTgggaattaaaaaagaacaaagaacaaacaaaattaaaaagaacaaacagcTCTTCTTGGCCTGCCTACAATGGCCATAGTCTGGAGTCTATAATTCAAGGTTGTCCAAGTTGGTCAGAAGTTAAATAAGCCATGAAATTTTTATTgtgttgaaattaaaaatgtttgtgattGGGGTATGCAATTGGGAATTAGGTCTGAATTAAATACAAGGTCTACATTCACTAGTAAGTTATGGATTTGAGATTAAATAAGGTAGAATTAATTCTTCTCAGAAGTAAAAGGAtttaggaaaaaggaagaatCTAGCTTTCATACTAGTATTACAACAAGACTTCCAGTTTGTAAACACATTTGCTCACAGTTGTATATCAAATGTGTGCAAGAGAATGTCAACAACTTATGAGAACACTTCCTTGAGGAGGATTTGGGAGAGGAAATTTCTGTGAAGCAGTGACAAATGATGGAACAGAGAGAGCCTAATGTAACCATTCCATTTCTTCCTTGATACTGTCACAAGCCACATGCTTAAGCCTGTACTCACCAATACCGTGCACCATTCTGTTGTCTTCATATGAACGTTCATCTTCTTTCGGTGAGCTCTCTGCTTTCCTGGCCTTTATAATAACAAGAGCAGAAGCTGAAGTCTTTTTAGGGGAATGCCATtacttaatttgtatttccacTGTGCACACCTTCACAAAGCTTTTCATGCCCAAATCATTTCAGATCTCAAAAAGACACCAGCCGTAATTGTGGAAATAGACAGTAACCCTTTGAGAACAGGAGCCATTTGTATCTTCAACTGGATTCAGTGCTATATCTCTGGGGATTATTCAATTAAAGTTGGAACTAACATAAGGAGCAAAGTTGGAACCTTCCATTTGGATTTTGGAAAACAGTAGAAATGTAGTATTATCATGTGATTCCACAGTTAAAACAGAACTATATCAGTAATCTCTATGAAGCTGTTCAGAAAGGTTTCTtaccaggtttctttttttttttcaagatgtatttatttattttaaagagagagagagagagacagggagggagaaagtgtgtgtggggggaacagagggagagggagaaagaaactcaagcgtatccacattgagtgcagagccctacatggggcttgatctcaagatcctgacagcaggacctgaactgaaaccaagagtcagatgctcaaccaatggagccacccaggtgccccaggtttctAAAGTATAATAGAACTCTTACCTTAAAATGGCAGCAGAATTCTCAGTAATCAAGGTTACTATTGACTTTGGCCACCAAAAGCTATGTCAAGTCCTCCTACTGGGTGGCTGCTGACGTTTTGCATAAAAGCTCCAAATGTTTAAACAATGAATAACAATATACTTCTCCCCAACTCCCACTCTGCTGCAGTTTTCTGATGGCCGTTTTGGTGTGGGTTTGCTTAATAAAGCTGTAGCTGAAGTCTTCATTCTTAATCTTTATAGTTACATCAACAGACATTCCTGGATCTCTTACTATGTTAGAGGCATTGTGCTAGACATTGGTGATTCAACTTGAACATTACATGGCATCTACTCTCAAGACATTAGAGCGGTAGTTGTCAGATCTTTCAGAGTTTATCATTCTAGTGAGCTCCAGCCACTTTCAGCAGCCTGCACCTGCATCTCTCTGCCTGAAAAACCATGGCAATCTCTTTGGCCTGCTCCAAGGACACACCGAAAGTGCTGGGGAATTAACACCTCTCCTAGCCATTCTCAGTGTGTATAAATGCCGCAGCTCCCTCGCTCTCCAAATGGGGGAATTCAGAGGAATATGCTTTACGTGACTTTACTGACGTACCTTTGAttagcttccttcccttccccgcGTCACGTCCCACACCTCTTTCTTCCCTGCATTTCTCAAATAAACTGTACTAAAATGCAGGGTCTGCTTCTAGGGGGAACCCAAATAAAACAGGCACTTTTAGCCTAGTGATGGAGATGCAGAGGAAACGAagtaattttgatatattttagtAATGTACTGATAGAGATAGGCACAGAAGACTGTGAGAGCACAGAGAAAGGTCATGGTTATATCTTGATAAAGCTAACTGCTCTATCGGAAAAGCATTATTATAAAGATCTCACCCCTTGGTGTTCTCCAGGCTCGCTGGCATCTACATTCCCATTCTCacgtgttctttctctttcctcttcataTTTGAGGTGGTAGGAAATGGACTGAGATCTGTCAGCCTCTACGAAGGCCTCACTTGGGATGAACTCGTAGTCATCACTAGCGCCATGTCTGGGGTCATCAGCACCATCAACATTAGCTCCCTGATTTCTGGGCATGATGCCGCCATCTTCAGTAGGCTCCACAAGCAGAGCTTCGGGAACAGACTTCTTGTCTATCTCCTCATGGTTGCTGCTAACTTCAGGTTTTTCTTCTTGGCGCTGCCATTCAGCATCCTGATTGTGCTTATTAATCTCTGACGCAGTTTCGTCTTCCATTTCTGCATTGGAACTATCCTCTTCTTGTTCTTGGTTACCCTGTTCAAATTCATCTTTCCGCATCTTGCTTATTTGAGTTGGCTGATTGGACTCTTCCAAAACATCATCAGGTTGGgtgctgtcctcctcctccttgctgtTAGAATGCTCCTtgggaaattctctctccctttcttggtTATCGTCGTGGGTACCAACTTCACCTGGCTCTTcatccccttcctcttctccattgGGAATATTCGGATCCTGCTCTTGGTTTCCTTGTTCACTTACATCTTGGCTGTGTTTGTTGCTCCCGTTCAGCTGAGGGTGTAAACCATTTATGGGTTGTTCCTgttcttcttctgtttttgtgATGCTTTCTTGTTGGTTAGAATCTACAACGGAACTAGTGTTAGGAGCAAGGAAATCAATGTTTTCTGGGAGTTTTTTCTTTTGAGGCTCACCCATATCTTCTTTTAGGTCCAATGTACCTTGAGATGGTGTATATTCCAAGTTCTCACTTAAGTCACTCTCACTTTCCTCTTCATCCTGTAATCCGAGCTCTGGGCTGTAACTCTGGTCCTGATCTGCTGACTGATCATGGTTTTCCTCCTTTGACTTTAGTACTGAAGATTTTTCAGccttaaaacaaaagaagtttACTCTTTTGAAACAAATGATAATGGAATATCTACATTATACTTATAATTCATAAGCCAACACTTaatattcattattctttttcgTTATATAATATCAGGTAAACTCATATACGATGTTCTTCTCATTCTAGAGCTACAAGTTGAACCTGAATTCCAATTTTGTGAAATGACATGCTCATATAGCACCTTGGCTAAAGGTGTAGAACTCATTCTCACAGTTCTTCTGGTGATTGGAGACAGTTGATGTGatcattgtcttttaaaaaattaagctgagATAAGTGAGAATGAGGTGATATCCTTGACTATGCTTTGAAAGTGAGAcctttggaaaatttaaaaattgtaatagtGTAACCATGTTACTCTTACCTTATGGTTGGGCTGGTCTATAGACGCTgcaatttccttttcattttctgcatCTTCAACCCTTAACATTGGGATTGCAGTGTTGTTAGGTGTTACTAATATTTCAGCCTG encodes:
- the SPARCL1 gene encoding SPARC-like protein 1 isoform X6; protein product: MKTVIFFLYVLGTAAAIPTNARFLSDHSKPTADSLSSIQQAEILVTPNNTAIPMLRVEDAENEKEIAASIDQPNHKAEKSSVLKSKEENHDQSADQDQSYSPELGLQDEEESESDLSENLEYTPSQDSNQQESITKTEEEQEQPINGLHPQLNGSNKHSQDVSEQGNQEQDPNIPNGEEEGDEEPGEVGTHDDNQEREREFPKEHSNSKEEEDSTQPDDVLEESNQPTQISKMRKDEFEQGNQEQEEDSSNAEMEDETASEINKHNQDAEWQRQEEKPEVSSNHEEIDKKSVPEALLVEPTEDGGIMPRNQGANVDGADDPRHGASDDYEFIPSEAFVEADRSQSISYHLKYEEERERTRENGNVDASEPGEHQGARKAESSPKEDERSYEDNRMVHGIDSCINFQCKRGHICKADQQGKPHCVCQDPVTCPPTKLLDQVCGTDNQTYASSCHLFATKCKLEGTKKGHQLQLDYFGACKSIPICTDFEVTQFPLRMRDWLKNILMQLYEPNPEHAGYLNEKQRNRVKKIYLDEKRLLAGDHSIDLLLRDFKKNYHMYVYPVHWQFGELDQHPMDRRHR
- the SPARCL1 gene encoding SPARC-like protein 1 isoform X5, which codes for MKTVIFFLYVLGTAAAIPTNARFLSDHSKPTADSLSSIQQAEILVTPNNTAIPMLRVEDAENEKEIAASIDQPNHKAEKSSVLKSKEENHDQSADQDQSYSPELGLQDEEESESDLSENLEYTPSQGTLDLKEDMGEPQKKKLPENIDFLAPNTSSVVDSNQQESITKTEEEQEQPINGLHPQLNGSNKHSQDVSEQGNQEQDPNIPNGEEEGDEEPGEVGTHDDNQEREREFPKEHSNSKEEEDSTQPDDVLEESNQPTQISKMRKDEFEQGNQEQEEDSSNAEMEDETASEINKHNQDAEWQRQEEKPEVSSNHEEIDKKSVPEALLVEPTEDGGIMPRNQGANVDGADDPRHGASDDYEFIPSEAFVEADRSQSISYHLKYEEERERTRENGNVDASEPGEHQGARKAESSPKEDERSYEDNRMVHGIDSCINFQCKRGHICKADQQGKPHCVCQDPVTCPPTKLLDQVCGTDNQTYASSCHLFATKCKLEGTKKGHQLQLDYFGACKSIPICTDFEVTQFPLRMRDWLKNILMQLYEPNPEHAGYLNEKQRNRVKKIYLDEKRLLAGDHSIDLLLRDFKKNYHMYVYPVHWQFGELDQHPMDRRHR